In Thermodesulfobacteriota bacterium, a single genomic region encodes these proteins:
- a CDS encoding type II toxin-antitoxin system VapC family toxin: MATRYLVDTDVCVDYLPGLPQAAEWLEAVSGPALLSAVTVAELFAGVREGPERSRLGDFLGAFSIVPVDEHIAERGGLYRRDYRKSHATGLADALIAATAEAAQATLATLNETHFPMLARVVVPYRKN; this comes from the coding sequence GTGGCCACCCGGTACCTCGTGGACACAGACGTGTGTGTCGACTACCTGCCGGGGCTACCCCAGGCCGCCGAGTGGCTGGAAGCGGTCAGTGGCCCCGCGCTCCTCTCTGCCGTCACCGTCGCCGAGCTTTTCGCGGGGGTGCGTGAGGGACCGGAGCGGTCCCGCCTGGGAGACTTCCTCGGGGCTTTTTCCATCGTCCCCGTGGACGAGCACATCGCCGAACGGGGCGGGCTGTATCGCCGCGACTATCGAAAGAGCCACGCTACCGGCCTCGCCGACGCCCTCATCGCGGCCACGGCGGAAGCTGCCCAGGCAACCCTCGCCACCCTGAACGAGACCCACTTCCCCATGCTTGCCCGGGTCGTGGTGCCGTACCGAAAGAACTGA
- a CDS encoding CopG family transcriptional regulator, translating to MVRTQIYLTEDEQKALDALARETGQTKSELIRRAIDRFLERRAEAGRLDQLCRGRGIWAGRDDLPDLRAMRREWERFPVEGE from the coding sequence GTGGTTCGGACCCAGATCTACCTGACCGAGGACGAGCAGAAAGCGCTGGACGCGCTGGCGCGGGAGACCGGGCAGACGAAGAGCGAGCTGATCCGGCGGGCCATCGACCGATTTCTGGAGCGCCGGGCGGAGGCGGGGCGTCTCGACCAGCTCTGCCGGGGGCGGGGGATCTGGGCGGGAAGGGATGATCTGCCGGACCTCCGGGCGATGCGCCGAGAGTGGGAGCGATTTCCCGTCGAGGGCGAGTAG
- a CDS encoding pirin family protein produces MVTRRIRKVFRSKPTIEGAGVHLKRAFGFSQVPLFDPFLLLDDFRSREPEHYLPGFPWHPHRGIETITYVLGGDVEHGDSLGNRGVITAGDVQWMTAGSGIIHQEMPKGDPGGAMLGFQLWANLPAAHKMMEPRYRDVKSAQIPTAALPGGVEAKVICGEAGGVQGPVRDVVIEPEYLDVRIPAGGSWTHPTPAGHTAFAYVIEGRGCFCEERKPFSYEAEGANYFDLEREPLLPDGTLVLFGDGDRVTVSAEEHPVRFLYVSGKPLGEPVAWYGPIVMNTQEELRVAFEEYRAGTFLKHQAR; encoded by the coding sequence GTGGTGACCCGACGCATCCGCAAGGTGTTTCGCAGCAAGCCCACCATCGAAGGGGCGGGCGTCCACCTGAAGAGGGCCTTCGGCTTCAGCCAGGTGCCCCTCTTCGATCCGTTCCTGCTGCTCGACGACTTCCGATCCCGGGAGCCCGAGCACTACCTCCCCGGCTTCCCCTGGCACCCCCACCGAGGCATCGAGACCATCACCTACGTGCTCGGGGGCGACGTGGAGCACGGCGACAGCCTGGGCAACCGGGGGGTGATCACCGCCGGGGACGTGCAGTGGATGACCGCCGGCAGCGGCATCATCCACCAGGAGATGCCCAAGGGCGACCCCGGGGGCGCCATGCTCGGTTTCCAGCTCTGGGCCAACCTGCCCGCAGCCCACAAGATGATGGAGCCCCGCTACCGGGACGTGAAGAGCGCCCAGATCCCCACCGCCGCCCTGCCCGGGGGCGTCGAGGCCAAGGTGATCTGCGGCGAGGCAGGGGGCGTGCAGGGTCCGGTGCGCGACGTGGTCATCGAACCGGAGTACCTCGACGTGCGCATCCCCGCCGGGGGTTCCTGGACCCACCCCACCCCGGCGGGGCACACGGCCTTCGCCTACGTCATCGAAGGACGCGGCTGCTTTTGCGAGGAAAGGAAACCCTTCTCCTACGAAGCCGAGGGCGCCAACTACTTCGACCTGGAGCGCGAACCGCTCCTGCCGGACGGGACCCTCGTCCTCTTCGGCGACGGAGACCGGGTCACGGTCTCGGCCGAGGAGCACCCGGTGCGCTTCCTCTACGTCTCGGGCAAGCCCCTGGGCGAGCCCGTGGCCTGGTACGGCCCCATCGTGATGAACACCCAGGAGGAGCTGCGGGTCGCCTTCGAGGAGTACCGCGCCGGCACCTTCCTCAAGCACCAGGCCCGCTGA